In Necator americanus strain Aroian chromosome IV, whole genome shotgun sequence, the following proteins share a genomic window:
- a CDS encoding hypothetical protein (NECATOR_CHRIV.G17276.T2) codes for MKILVFLLSVSSTLAHRHHGYNHGFGAGYTPDYPKNNFNNFNSNNGNGYTTEYDTTTFLNRASPQAMYEYRRITENTSQSFEKMEAELRNWAKNYGLEKEYSYYKEATENRVDTFFTSVKKLVSKLDQFFTKFKNVRDRKTNSIEDMNKAVRDLFYDMNPEQQMVVNFIINTYHYPRSQLPCGGGKFGPGWNPNNNGHPFGHDKFPGNGHGYSGNNDGRFPNNGGNGGFPWNHGGYPGKNDGGFPGHNGGHFGGSGEFPGNSGGYPGKNDGSFPGYNGGHQGGNGGFPWNDGGNPDKNDGGFPGHNGGHLGGSGGFPENSGEYPGKNDDSFPGHNGGYPNGNSGSHPWNSGGYPEGNKNFPDHNGGHPWGSGGNTDENGFPSNHNGRRTGDQESISTSDDRKRDRTPSFGNAYLQ; via the exons ATGAAGATTCTAGTATTTCTACTGTCCGTAAGCTCTACGTTGGCTCATCGCCACCACGGCTACAACCATGGTTTCGGCGCCGGTTACACACCCGATTACCCG aaaaacaatttcaacaaCTTCAACTCCAACAATGGTAACGGCTACACCACCGAATACGATACAACAACATTCCTGAACAGAGCCTCACCGCAAGCGATGTATGAATACAGACGAATCACAGAG AACACCTCTCAATCGTTCGAGAAAATGGAGGCAGAACTGCGAAATTGGGCCAAGAATTATGGATTAGAG AAAGAGTACAGTTACTACAAGGAAGCCACTGAAAATAGAGTGGACACGTTCTTTACCTCCGTTAAAAAATTAGTGAGCAAACTGGATCAATTCTTCACCAAATTCAAAAACGTCAGGGATAGAAAG acgaACTCAATTGAAGACATGAACAAAGCTGTACGTGATCTGTTCTATGATATGAATCCTGAGCAGCAGATGGTGGTCAACTTTATCATCAACACATATCATTATCCAAGAAGCCAATTACCGTGTGGTGGTGGCA aatttggACCCGGATGGAACCCAAACAATAATGGACATCCGTTCGGACATGACAAATTCCCCGGAAACGGTCACGGATACTCTGGCAATAATGACGGACGTTTTCCAAATAACGGCGGCAACGGTGGATTTCCGTGGAACCATGGGGGATATCCTGGTAAAAACGATGGCGGCTTCCCAGGTCATAATGGAGGCCACTTCGGCGGCAGTGGTGAATTTCCAGGAAACAGTGGAGGATATCCTGGTAAAAATGATGGCAGTTTCCCCGGTTATAATGGAGGCCATCAAGGCGGCAACGGTGGATTTCCCTGGAACGATGGAGGAAACCCCGATAAGAACGATGGCGGCTTCCCAGGTCATAATGGAGGCCACCTAGGTGGTAGTGGTGGATTCCCAGAGAACAGTGGAGAATATCCTGGTAAAAATGATGACAGCTTCCCAGGTCATAACGGAGGCTACCCAAACGGCAACAGTGGCTCACATCCGTGGAACAGTGGAGGATATcccgaagggaacaaaaaCTTCCCAGATCACAATGGAGGACATCCATGGGGCAGTGGAGGAAACACTGATGAGAACGGATTTCCCTCAAATCACAATGGAAGACGTACGGGAGACCAAGAATCGATATCGACCTCCGACGACCGTAAAAGAGATCGCACGCCAAGTTTCGGGAATGCGTACCTTCAATGA
- a CDS encoding hypothetical protein (NECATOR_CHRIV.G17276.T1): MCHNEEIYSEMDMVYLRMTDRKRQHLPRTSDVVMKNLLRFFGHVMRRASDRLVQVVLRMLPDPNWERPTGRKRKFWTKVVKENLRTFGVDWQSRREVEKFRRLCGIATDRMKILVFLLSVSSTLAHRHHGYNHGFGAGYTPDYPKNNFNNFNSNNGNGYTTEYDTTTFLNRASPQAMYEYRRITENTSQSFEKMEAELRNWAKNYGLEKEYSYYKEATENRVDTFFTSVKKLVSKLDQFFTKFKNVRDRKTNSIEDMNKAVRDLFYDMNPEQQMVVNFIINTYHYPRSQLPCGGGKFGPGWNPNNNGHPFGHDKFPGNGHGYSGNNDGRFPNNGGNGGFPWNHGGYPGKNDGGFPGHNGGHFGGSGEFPGNSGGYPGKNDGSFPGYNGGHQGGNGGFPWNDGGNPDKNDGGFPGHNGGHLGGSGGFPENSGEYPGKNDDSFPGHNGGYPNGNSGSHPWNSGGYPEGNKNFPDHNGGHPWGSGGNTDENGFPSNHNGRRTGDQESISTSDDRKRDRTPSFGNAYLQ; the protein is encoded by the exons atgtgccataacgaagaaattTACTCGGAAATGGACATGGTGTACCTGCGGATGACAGATAGAAAACGTCAACATCTTCCCCGGACTTCTGATGTAGTCATGAAAAAccttcttcgcttctttggtcacgttatgaggAGAGCGTCTGATCGTCTTGTCCAAGTAGTCCTGAGGATGCTCCCAGATCCCAACTGGGAAAGGCCAactggtcgtaaaagaaagttctggacgaaggtggtgaaggaaaatctgagGACATTTGGCGTTGACTGGCAGTCGAGACGTGAAGTCGAGAAGTTCCGCCGCCTgtgtggaatagcgacggataG GATGAAGATTCTAGTATTTCTACTGTCCGTAAGCTCTACGTTGGCTCATCGCCACCACGGCTACAACCATGGTTTCGGCGCCGGTTACACACCCGATTACCCG aaaaacaatttcaacaaCTTCAACTCCAACAATGGTAACGGCTACACCACCGAATACGATACAACAACATTCCTGAACAGAGCCTCACCGCAAGCGATGTATGAATACAGACGAATCACAGAG AACACCTCTCAATCGTTCGAGAAAATGGAGGCAGAACTGCGAAATTGGGCCAAGAATTATGGATTAGAG AAAGAGTACAGTTACTACAAGGAAGCCACTGAAAATAGAGTGGACACGTTCTTTACCTCCGTTAAAAAATTAGTGAGCAAACTGGATCAATTCTTCACCAAATTCAAAAACGTCAGGGATAGAAAG acgaACTCAATTGAAGACATGAACAAAGCTGTACGTGATCTGTTCTATGATATGAATCCTGAGCAGCAGATGGTGGTCAACTTTATCATCAACACATATCATTATCCAAGAAGCCAATTACCGTGTGGTGGTGGCA aatttggACCCGGATGGAACCCAAACAATAATGGACATCCGTTCGGACATGACAAATTCCCCGGAAACGGTCACGGATACTCTGGCAATAATGACGGACGTTTTCCAAATAACGGCGGCAACGGTGGATTTCCGTGGAACCATGGGGGATATCCTGGTAAAAACGATGGCGGCTTCCCAGGTCATAATGGAGGCCACTTCGGCGGCAGTGGTGAATTTCCAGGAAACAGTGGAGGATATCCTGGTAAAAATGATGGCAGTTTCCCCGGTTATAATGGAGGCCATCAAGGCGGCAACGGTGGATTTCCCTGGAACGATGGAGGAAACCCCGATAAGAACGATGGCGGCTTCCCAGGTCATAATGGAGGCCACCTAGGTGGTAGTGGTGGATTCCCAGAGAACAGTGGAGAATATCCTGGTAAAAATGATGACAGCTTCCCAGGTCATAACGGAGGCTACCCAAACGGCAACAGTGGCTCACATCCGTGGAACAGTGGAGGATATcccgaagggaacaaaaaCTTCCCAGATCACAATGGAGGACATCCATGGGGCAGTGGAGGAAACACTGATGAGAACGGATTTCCCTCAAATCACAATGGAAGACGTACGGGAGACCAAGAATCGATATCGACCTCCGACGACCGTAAAAGAGATCGCACGCCAAGTTTCGGGAATGCGTACCTTCAATGA
- a CDS encoding hypothetical protein (NECATOR_CHRIV.G17276.T3) produces the protein MDMVYLRMTDRKRQHLPRTSDVVMKNLLRFFGHVMRRASDRLVQVVLRMLPDPNWERPTGRKRKFWTKVVKENLRTFGVDWQSRREVEKFRRLCGIATDR, from the coding sequence ATGGACATGGTGTACCTGCGGATGACAGATAGAAAACGTCAACATCTTCCCCGGACTTCTGATGTAGTCATGAAAAAccttcttcgcttctttggtcacgttatgaggAGAGCGTCTGATCGTCTTGTCCAAGTAGTCCTGAGGATGCTCCCAGATCCCAACTGGGAAAGGCCAactggtcgtaaaagaaagttctggacgaaggtggtgaaggaaaatctgagGACATTTGGCGTTGACTGGCAGTCGAGACGTGAAGTCGAGAAGTTCCGCCGCCTgtgtggaatagcgacggataGGTAG